The genomic segment TTATTCCCCATatgatttacaattcaggacaACCACAACCCATGAAGTTAGCAATCTACATTGTCTGCATATAAACAGTCAGGACTTTCCCTGGCAACACCAATCAGTCCATCAGTAATGCCCACCATGGGAAGTCCTCCCAGAAGTCTTGATAACCATTCCAGCTGGCAACATCGCTAGCTTCCAATTGTGCTTCAGAATTAGAATTTCTGAGACTATTCGTTTAGATCAGCAAGCCATTCAGAACATTTGTTAGTGATCATGTGGAGCACGTTAAACACAGCGCGAATCTTTTCCATATTTTGTACCGTGATCACTTTATAGAAAGCACAATCATTTTAGTCTGTCTGCTTATCATTTAGATACCATAACACAAAAATCTACAGAAGTGGGtagcaaaaaaaataagttttatTGGACAATTTAAGGATGTTACACGGAGAGAATacaaaaatgcatttttttcaaaggcgcAACTGGATTATGCAGCATCAATGTTTCCAACATCTTAAAAATATGTACAAAAGTAGTTGCCCTATTTACAACCACACTAACGTTAAACCAGAAGAACAACAATACAAGGTAGCCTAAAAACACAGCTTTAAGGAGAAACACAAAGGATCAGAAAGGAGAACATCTATGCCTCGTCCTCGGGACAGGAATGCCAAGTCAGCCTCTCCTCATAGAAGGAGATGACCACCTGGGGACAGCGAGAGTTGGCTTCACGGGCTGGAACTAAATCTGCTTCGTCCGAGTCCTTCCTGTAGAACAAATaaaccaaatatatataaaaacgaTTTACTTGATCGTTACAAACTGTCTCAAGTTCTAATTCTTCTGTTCTCCTGATCTGCCCAAGTTCAGATAGCCAGCGAAGAAGGATTTGATACAACCCGTTAAGCATTTACAGAGGGTTTATCCTGCATATGAAAAGTTGTCCCAGGACATGCAAATTATAAGTCATTACAAGTATACTATTATTTCAATAAATATAGCCACATTTGCACTCAGTTTGCCCATCTCAATTACAATCAAAAATAGAAGTTATCATTAAAATTATATTGTTACACAAAAGATATACCTTTGCACACCAATATTTTGCTTGCCAAACGTCTGCCTTGCTTCCCAAGGCAGGCGTTTTGCAAGCAAAATATGCAAGCACTCTTGACAATGTCCACATTTCCATAAGTAATTTGCAAATTATAACAAACGGCTCGTTTAGTTGAGacaaaaaacatttcattgcaCAAAGGTTGAACTGATTCGGACTACAGCCTTAAGGTGAGCGTAACCATGCTTTTCACACAGGTAACTCGTCAAACCTCTACTAGACAGGGCTTCAGAAAACATATCTTTTTTGACCCACATTGACAGCCAACCCCCTGAAAAGCGCTGTCCAAAACGTGACCAAGGAACCCATTCAATAACTGCTACACGACGATGATTGCCGTGGCCTACAATTCCCATTTGATATGTTCCAGCTGTTAACACAATAACGCTACGTTTTTTGTTGCCCGTGTTACATAATCCCACTGTGGTAATACAATCCTTTGTGCTATTTGtaataagtaaaaaaataaatagatataaacCATGATTTACCATTTCATCAAGAACATGAGCTCTCCACTGCTGTCTGTAGCGCCGATGATCCTCTCTGGGTCCAGGTTTCTGGCAAATCCACGGGGCTTATCACTCTTTAAGACAAAAGTGCAATGAGTCACTATTTCCAAAAATTAGATACAAGTGTTCTTATTGATGATAATATGCAAACTAACTTACCACATCCTTCTTTTTGGCTTCTGGCTCGGATTCATCTGCAGAGCTCTTCCTCTTGACAGTTGCAGGCTTCTCTTTTATGCTCTTATGTGCCTCCAAAAATGCTGAAATGAGCTCTGGGCAATCCAGATTCTCCTCTGGCTCCCAGGTATTATCAGCTCTTAAGTAATGATGGGCAGGGAAAAACCATAagtttataaataaaattgcaCAGGCAGAACCAAAAATCCCATTGGACATCAATACAGGGAACAACATCAACAAAGGCTGCGCTGGCATGAATTCTAAAACTTACTCTGTAAACCCTTTCCACTTTAGGAAGAATTCCACTTTTCCATTTACAAGACGTTGGTCGAGTACTTTCTCCACCACGAACTCCTCCGGTTCCTCCGCTACATCCTTTTTAGCggacttggtgttttgcttctTGCCCATGTTTTGCTGTTAAACAAGAAAAGACATCAGCATGGTACAAAGGCATGCACCCAGGTTACGCTATCCAACGTTGAATTCATAAACACACTGGCTAACGGAAAATACTGCGTGCTCTGGAGATACCTAACGTTGGCTTATgcaagtttttttaattaactgCAAAAACATCAGTCATTAGAATTGCAATTTCGAAACATGCATTTATGCTACAGGCACCAGTTTACAAAATGAACGGTTAAAAGGCCAATAGTAATGTCCTTGTGTCCATTGTTACACAAATAAATCTGAAAGTGGTGGGCCATTGTTGCGTTTGCCAGCGTTAGCAAGGCCAGgcttgctagctagctagccaaaCAGTAGGGCCGCATGCTAACTCATCCGGCCTTTAAAAACAGACCCACGTTACATCCTTGGTGGATGCAAGATATTAGTGATTTCTACCGATATGAAACACAGATCAACTATTAAGGAAATTGAGCAAACATAGCGACAACACGCATCTACAATGAAGAAATACCCGCGTATAAGATATTTACACACTACGGCCATTATGCATGGATATTAAAGACAGCACTAAATAGTATCGGATTAATATACAATGGTGTCACGAGCAGACAATAATAATATCGGTAGACACTTTTACCGTGATATAAACTGCTTACAACAGGGTCTTGGTTTTTGGTTACCCGGCCTGCCACTTTGACTGAAAATTCCGCTCACTCTTCAATGCGAGAGTACTAACGCGCGCTCAAACCAAGTTCTTTTATACTTGCTACGGGTGCCGAAGAGGTACCGGAACCCGCCGTTACAGTCGATGGCCGAGGTGGGATTTAGAGTTAAAATATCCCCGAAATGCAATGCTTACTACTGCAGAGTTAGAAGGTACTCTATGTAACCGACGatttacaaaacacacaacaactaAGTGGCaaaaaagaagataaaaagGTTAACTGTAGAGCAGATATGCGGTCACGCGTTTCCTGCAGGATGCACGGGATTAGGGGTGTGGTTGAACGACCATGGGTGTCTGAACATGAACGACAGTCTAATCTGTAATTTATTCTGTGGATTTCCCCTTAATGTTAAATGCATTCAGTAATAATTAAACATAAACACCACTTGAATGTCATCCATTTGAACAAGAAGTGCATGAGTATTAGTAgtacaggaagaggaaggacgtttttaatattttatttattttttaaaccaaaGAATACAAAACCTTTTTGTattgaatagtgcagcacagtACAGCATTCTTCAATCACTGTTATGTCATGCTTAAACACTAACAACCAATGTCGCCTATAAAAAAATGGGCAAAAAAAAGTGAATATTAAAGAACCAAAAGGAGTTGCACTAAAACGTTATAAATGTTGTGCATCGTTTTTCCCATTCTCTTatttctcttacacacacacacacacacacacacgcacacacacaactgcataTAGGATTTTTCATTGGTACAGTTT from the Gadus morhua chromosome 22, gadMor3.0, whole genome shotgun sequence genome contains:
- the cbx3a gene encoding chromobox protein homolog 3a, coding for MGKKQNTKSAKKDVAEEPEEFVVEKVLDQRLVNGKVEFFLKWKGFTEADNTWEPEENLDCPELISAFLEAHKSIKEKPATVKRKSSADESEPEAKKKDVSDKPRGFARNLDPERIIGATDSSGELMFLMKWKDSDEADLVPAREANSRCPQVVISFYEERLTWHSCPEDEA